One Methanolacinia paynteri genomic region harbors:
- a CDS encoding COG1470 family protein — MKKRYYPKRAYALIFITLLFVTVIISPVMADDSDGQKIKLSCKYPGRIIEAGETVTFDLTIQNIGAPEYSYNLYAETFVGESDWEFNFYAGDKEIDRLSIPEGESDTIQLVVKTTGDTPIDTYPVRVRVYDGKIWLYITVDKTHEGENGVLKMQVVDEQGECIKGAQVSAFEGKDTDATGVVSSMSDGQIRTELPQGTYRLVVEKDGYLQREIDDVVIQSGYTEDLGTILLERKNYGLDIDVKAPVITSSIGDNPVYEMTLMNVGKSDDVFSLSSKDMPEGWYATYRESTDSNSEVSEVFINAGEEKDLYLEAIMPYSVTKGEYLFESVISSSDGMEYETDLKATIRGSADLQVFSEKYLYELSKGDQLDIPVKITNNGNGIALTNVRINATVPDGWRVTATPATISSIEPDESSTVVLNVVPPSDIAASEYKLTVNVVSDQEEVSDSIRLAVKENSLVGLLGIIMILLVGAGVYYMYRKYERR; from the coding sequence ATGAAAAAAAGATATTACCCGAAAAGGGCGTATGCACTGATTTTTATAACCCTTCTGTTCGTGACTGTCATAATCAGTCCAGTTATGGCCGACGATTCGGACGGCCAGAAGATCAAATTGTCCTGTAAATATCCCGGAAGAATTATTGAGGCCGGTGAGACAGTAACCTTCGATCTCACGATCCAGAATATCGGAGCCCCTGAGTACTCGTATAATCTTTATGCAGAGACATTTGTGGGTGAAAGTGACTGGGAATTCAATTTTTATGCAGGTGACAAAGAAATCGACCGGCTTTCGATCCCCGAAGGAGAGTCTGATACTATTCAGTTAGTTGTTAAAACCACCGGCGATACTCCGATAGATACCTATCCTGTCAGGGTGAGGGTCTATGACGGAAAGATCTGGCTCTATATTACAGTCGATAAAACTCATGAAGGTGAAAACGGTGTCTTAAAGATGCAGGTCGTAGACGAGCAGGGCGAATGCATAAAGGGTGCACAGGTCTCCGCCTTTGAAGGAAAAGACACAGATGCAACCGGAGTGGTTTCGTCGATGTCGGACGGCCAGATCAGAACCGAGCTGCCGCAGGGGACATACAGGCTTGTTGTTGAGAAGGACGGGTACCTGCAGCGGGAGATAGACGATGTTGTCATTCAGAGCGGCTATACCGAAGATCTCGGCACGATACTGCTCGAGAGAAAGAATTATGGCCTCGATATTGATGTCAAGGCGCCTGTAATCACTTCGTCGATTGGAGATAATCCGGTTTATGAAATGACACTCATGAACGTCGGAAAAAGCGACGATGTATTCTCTCTATCTTCAAAAGACATGCCTGAAGGATGGTACGCCACATACAGGGAGAGCACAGACTCAAATAGCGAAGTATCCGAGGTTTTCATAAATGCGGGAGAGGAAAAAGATCTCTATCTTGAAGCCATAATGCCGTATTCGGTTACGAAAGGCGAATATCTGTTCGAATCCGTTATCAGCTCATCCGACGGAATGGAGTATGAGACCGATCTTAAAGCGACTATAAGAGGAAGTGCGGATCTTCAGGTATTCTCTGAAAAATATCTATATGAGCTCTCAAAAGGGGATCAGTTGGATATTCCGGTTAAGATCACAAACAACGGAAACGGGATCGCCCTGACAAATGTAAGGATCAATGCAACTGTCCCTGACGGATGGAGGGTTACCGCGACGCCGGCCACAATTTCAAGTATCGAACCCGATGAAAGTTCAACTGTCGTATTAAATGTAGTGCCTCCTTCGGATATTGCGGCATCAGAGTATAAACTGACAGTTAATGTGGTATCCGACCAGGAAGAGGTTTCCGATAGCATAAGACTGGCAGTAAAGGAGAATTCCCTTGTCGGACTATTAGGAATAATTATGATCCTTTTGGTCGGAGCTGGAGTATACTATATGTATAGAAAATATGAACGACGCTAA
- a CDS encoding winged helix-turn-helix transcriptional regulator, translating into MPAAAWNDDIIETKKGYVVTSGYDHNISEGEVLETQKIDFWENSPQMIIFCLIYDNIPIFGEVFVILLFSAFTGLAYFFGIKLVNRKNVLENKNRNLIYRIVEEKPGISFTEIVRELGITKTMAKYHLDRLLYYGLITPHSNNGRSGYFRNNDTYSDNEKMLYLIKKNPHDSKIIELVRNSPGITRKEIAGEISLSGPSITWHLERLENSGLIEVVRAGRTTRYYINAGYEILLQNEAKTGLHV; encoded by the coding sequence ATGCCAGCGGCTGCATGGAATGACGATATCATTGAAACAAAAAAAGGGTATGTTGTGACATCCGGTTATGATCACAATATTTCCGAGGGAGAAGTGCTTGAAACTCAAAAAATTGATTTCTGGGAAAATTCTCCGCAGATGATTATTTTCTGTTTAATCTACGATAATATTCCTATATTTGGGGAAGTTTTTGTAATCCTGCTGTTTTCCGCATTTACTGGATTAGCCTACTTTTTCGGAATAAAACTTGTCAACAGGAAAAATGTTCTTGAAAACAAAAACCGCAACTTGATCTATAGAATAGTTGAAGAAAAACCAGGAATCAGCTTTACCGAAATCGTAAGAGAACTTGGAATAACGAAGACTATGGCCAAGTACCATCTCGACAGGCTTTTGTATTATGGATTAATTACCCCGCATTCCAATAACGGCAGATCCGGGTATTTCAGGAACAATGACACTTATTCGGATAACGAAAAGATGTTGTATCTTATAAAGAAAAATCCGCATGACAGTAAGATCATCGAACTTGTCAGGAACAGTCCTGGTATTACAAGGAAAGAGATTGCAGGCGAAATTAGCCTCTCCGGCCCGTCGATTACATGGCACCTGGAAAGGCTCGAAAACTCCGGTTTGATCGAAGTCGTAAGAGCCGGGAGAACCACCCGGTATTATATTAATGCCGGTTATGAGATTCTCCTTCAAAATGAAGCCAAAACCGGTTTGCATGTATGA